From a region of the Mycobacteroides saopaulense genome:
- a CDS encoding fumarate reductase/succinate dehydrogenase flavoprotein subunit: protein MQTPEVDSAIRLDCDVLVIGGGTAGTMAALTAAENGAQVILLEKAHVRHSGALAMGMDGVNNAVIPGKAEPEDYVAEITRANDGIVNQRTVYQTATRGFAMVQRLERYGVKFEKDEHGEYAVRRVHRSGSYVLPMPEGKDVKKALYRVLRQKSMREKIRIENRVMPVRVLTDDGRAVGAAGFNTRTGEFVTVGAKAVILATGPCGRLGLPASGYLYGTYENPTNAGDGYAMAYHAGAELSGIECFQINPLIKDYNGPACAYVANPFGGYQVNAKGERFVDSDYWSGQMMTEVKNEIESARGPIYLKVTHLPEETLSALEGILHTTERPTRGTFHANRGHDYRTHDIEMHISEIGLCSGHSASGVWVDEHARTTVPGLYAAGDLACVPHNYMIGAFVYGDLAGEHAASTLSKIPAPLEFPVDQVKEAHELIYRPLRHPDGPPQPQVEYKLRRFVNDYVAPPKTAAKLSLAVQTFERMAEEVGQIGARTPHELMRAAEVSFIRDCAEMAAHSSLTRTESRWGLYHDRADLPDRDDTNWRYHLNLRKGAEGGMDFVKRPVAPYFVPVPGLDDLPSGETEPIAVHQPELLGGKAPAARVSQAVPAEAEQPPSPRIAAVLSLEAPTVEDLAPYLSDDDPGVRRTAIASLTEHIPGGYEDALLNALGDSDSSVRRTAADGVRELVEVLETPAAIRGYVSAPDPLVRSTALYVASARRVGDPSAYVGSLRDPDHRVRIEAVRALVSVDDAVSIGTAADDDNREVRIAVANGLAKLAAGGETVRALVSDRDPLVRAAALTAIGTLGVDEGIFDAVEEALRAPAWQIRQGAVRALAGASPEQALPPLGRALADPHLDVRKSAVLSLSQWASAEPAAREALTGALDDGDADVRAYARQALAAG from the coding sequence ATGCAGACCCCTGAAGTTGATAGCGCCATCCGGCTGGACTGTGACGTCCTGGTGATCGGCGGGGGCACCGCCGGAACCATGGCGGCGCTGACCGCGGCCGAGAACGGTGCCCAGGTGATTCTCCTGGAGAAGGCGCATGTGCGCCATTCCGGTGCGCTGGCCATGGGAATGGACGGTGTGAACAACGCCGTCATCCCGGGCAAGGCCGAGCCGGAGGACTACGTCGCGGAGATCACCCGCGCCAATGACGGAATCGTGAACCAGCGCACCGTGTATCAAACAGCGACACGCGGTTTCGCGATGGTGCAGCGCCTCGAACGCTACGGAGTCAAGTTCGAGAAGGATGAGCACGGTGAGTATGCGGTGCGGCGCGTGCACCGATCGGGCTCCTATGTGTTGCCGATGCCCGAGGGCAAGGATGTCAAGAAGGCGCTCTACCGCGTGCTGCGGCAGAAGTCGATGCGCGAGAAGATCCGCATCGAAAACCGCGTCATGCCGGTGCGCGTGCTCACCGATGACGGGCGGGCCGTCGGCGCCGCGGGCTTCAACACGCGAACCGGCGAATTCGTCACGGTCGGTGCGAAAGCGGTCATTCTGGCCACCGGGCCCTGTGGTCGCCTGGGTCTGCCCGCGTCTGGCTATCTGTACGGCACCTACGAGAACCCGACCAACGCCGGCGACGGATACGCGATGGCTTACCACGCCGGCGCCGAGTTGTCGGGGATCGAGTGCTTCCAGATCAACCCGCTCATCAAGGACTACAACGGTCCAGCATGTGCCTATGTCGCCAATCCCTTCGGCGGCTATCAGGTGAACGCCAAGGGGGAGCGCTTCGTCGACTCCGACTACTGGTCCGGGCAGATGATGACCGAGGTCAAGAACGAAATCGAATCCGCGCGCGGCCCGATCTATCTCAAGGTGACTCATCTGCCGGAGGAGACGCTGTCGGCGCTGGAAGGCATTCTGCACACCACCGAGCGGCCCACGCGCGGAACCTTCCATGCCAACCGTGGACATGACTACCGCACACACGACATCGAGATGCACATCTCCGAGATTGGTTTGTGCAGTGGACATTCCGCATCGGGGGTGTGGGTGGACGAGCATGCTCGCACCACGGTGCCCGGTCTGTACGCTGCCGGTGACCTGGCTTGTGTGCCGCACAACTACATGATTGGCGCCTTCGTCTATGGCGATCTGGCCGGTGAGCATGCCGCCTCGACCCTGTCGAAAATACCGGCGCCACTGGAGTTTCCGGTTGACCAGGTCAAGGAGGCGCATGAGTTGATCTATCGCCCGTTGCGCCATCCCGACGGTCCGCCGCAGCCGCAGGTCGAATACAAGCTGCGTCGATTTGTCAACGATTATGTGGCCCCGCCGAAGACGGCGGCCAAGCTGTCGCTGGCCGTGCAGACCTTCGAGCGGATGGCCGAGGAGGTGGGCCAGATCGGCGCGCGCACGCCCCATGAGCTCATGCGCGCCGCCGAGGTGTCGTTCATCAGGGATTGCGCCGAGATGGCGGCGCACTCCTCGTTGACCCGCACCGAATCGCGGTGGGGTCTCTACCACGACAGGGCGGATCTACCGGATCGTGACGACACGAATTGGCGTTACCACCTAAACCTGCGCAAGGGTGCCGAGGGTGGCATGGACTTCGTGAAACGTCCCGTCGCACCGTATTTCGTTCCGGTTCCCGGCCTCGACGATCTGCCGTCGGGAGAGACCGAACCGATCGCGGTGCACCAGCCCGAGCTGCTGGGCGGCAAGGCCCCGGCCGCCCGGGTCTCTCAGGCGGTTCCGGCGGAGGCGGAGCAACCGCCCTCCCCACGGATTGCCGCGGTGCTGTCCCTGGAGGCCCCGACTGTGGAGGATCTGGCACCGTATCTGTCCGACGACGATCCGGGTGTACGCCGTACCGCGATCGCGTCCCTGACCGAACACATTCCCGGCGGTTACGAGGATGCCTTGTTGAATGCGTTGGGCGACAGCGATTCCTCGGTGCGCCGCACAGCGGCCGATGGAGTGCGCGAATTGGTCGAGGTACTGGAGACCCCCGCGGCGATCCGCGGATATGTCAGCGCACCCGATCCGTTGGTGCGCAGTACCGCGCTCTACGTCGCCAGCGCACGGCGAGTGGGCGATCCGTCCGCCTATGTTGGTTCGCTGCGCGACCCCGACCATCGGGTCCGGATCGAGGCCGTGCGTGCGCTGGTGTCTGTGGACGACGCGGTATCCATCGGCACCGCAGCCGATGACGACAACCGTGAAGTACGGATCGCCGTGGCCAATGGGCTCGCCAAGCTGGCCGCCGGTGGCGAAACGGTGCGGGCGCTGGTGTCCGATCGTGACCCGCTGGTGCGGGCGGCCGCGCTCACGGCGATCGGCACACTGGGGGTCGATGAAGGAATTTTCGACGCCGTGGAGGAGGCGCTGCGAGCCCCGGCCTGGCAGATCCGCCAGGGAGCGGTGCGGGCACTGGCGGGGGCATCCCCGGAGCAAGCGCTGCCTCCGCTGGGGCGGGCCCTGGCCGATCCGCACCTGGACGTGCGTAAGTCGGCGGTGCTGAGCCTGAGCCAGTGGGCATCGGCGGAGCCTGCCGCGCGCGAGGCA